Sequence from the Longimicrobiaceae bacterium genome:
GGGCGGGGCGGCCGCACCGGCCGCCGCCGGGCAGGCGACGTAGCGCACGAGAGCGTTGCGACCGGCAGGAACAGCCGCTGGAAGGCTCCGCACGCGCAGCCCGGCTCCCGCACGGAGAGCCGGGCCGCGCTTTTTCCGGCCGGAGCGGACCGCGCACCGGGGCCCCCGCCGCAGCTCGCCCAACGTTTTGCGGGGCTCCCGTGTCTTGAAGACAGACCATGTCCGAGGAAGTCGCGCACCTGCTCGGCCGCGCTCAGTGCGGCGATCCCGCCGCCGTCGAGCGGCTGGTGCGGCTGCACCTGGGTGCGGCGTACGCCGTCGCGCTCGCCGTCACCGGCGACCCGACCGAGGCCGAAGACGTGGTGCAGGACGCCATGGTGGCCGCGCTCGCGCGCCTGGGCGACGTGCGGCGGCCGGAGGGGTTCGCCCCCTGGCTGATGCAGATCGTCCGCAACCGCAGCAAGAACGTGCTCCGCTCCCGCACCGTGCGGGCCGCGCTCCCGCTGGAGGCCGCCGCCGCCAGCCCGGACGGCAGCTCCCCGGCGCGCGACGCCGAGCGGGCCGACCTCCGCGACCGGCTCCGCGAGGGGCTCGCCACGCTGACGGAGACGCAGCGCGAGGTGGTCCTGATGCACGACATGGAGGGGTGGAAGCACCGGGAGATCGGGGCGGCGCTCGGCCTCC
This genomic interval carries:
- a CDS encoding sigma-70 family RNA polymerase sigma factor, translating into MSEEVAHLLGRAQCGDPAAVERLVRLHLGAAYAVALAVTGDPTEAEDVVQDAMVAALARLGDVRRPEGFAPWLMQIVRNRSKNVLRSRTVRAALPLEAAAASPDGSSPARDAERADLRDRLREGLATLTETQREVVLMHDMEGWKHREIGAALGLPEGTVRHHLFNARRSLRAFLGALFREDG